In Mangifera indica cultivar Alphonso chromosome 1, CATAS_Mindica_2.1, whole genome shotgun sequence, a single genomic region encodes these proteins:
- the LOC123225549 gene encoding uncharacterized protein LOC123225549 produces the protein MDFVGSRARGYHQVRIEPEPDEHLGIRYKSRGSRQWREKISALEESHIVKPITMSGIETLGILDEIQALVSDHLQVVSYKWLSRKFLVSSNTAKRLLEEFVEKHGSGLEVVYALCGWLKSSPPSYKIKLVSGPKLAG, from the exons ATGGATTTCGTGGGGTCACGTGCTAGAGGCTATCATCAGGTGAGAATTGAACCCGAACCGGATGAACACTTGGGTATCCGATATAAATCACGAGGAAGCAGACAATGGCGGGAAAAAATCAGTGCCCTTGAAGAGTCTCATATTGTGAAACCCATAACAATGTCCGGAATCGAAACCCTAGGTATTCTAGATGAGATTCAAGCTCTTGTCTCTGATCATCTCCAAGTG GTTTCATATAAGTGGCTGAGTCGCAAATTTTTGGTGTCTTCAAATACCGCAAAGAG GTTGCTTGAAGAGTTTGTTGAGAAACATGGAAGTGGGCTGGAAGTAGTATATGCTTTATGTGGCTGGTTGAAAAGCAGTCCTCCAAGTTATAAAATAAAGCTTGTTTCTGGGCCTAAACTTGCAGGTTAG
- the LOC123212474 gene encoding receptor-like protein 49 translates to MSIVAAPAILLFLELLALLTINRSFCNGISDLGFFRSEKQDLLRFKQELKFPSNGLPRRNLKSAYEQPNLADVKQLPWKNLQYLDLRSNLFEGRIPIPPPDMKVFLVSNNKLTGEIPELICNMSTIEVLDLSNNSLTGTIPECLGHFSNSLRVLDLQKNQFHGNIPGVFGKDNDLRTLNMNSNSLKGPIPTSLLNCTKLEVLDLGSNNISGTFPDWLGKLPDLQVLVLHSNKFYGPVTEPKNNSYFSKLRIFDISNNNFTGLLPVKYFENMKSMMNVSGQVKKKPEYMGDRYYDDSVTLVVKKLEVKLVKILTIFCTIDFSNNHFHGTIPAVIGNFRALNHLNLSHNSLTGTIPPLLGNLGGLESLDLSSNNLSGRIPAQLTNLTFLAVLNLSQNQLEGPIPVGNQFDTFSDDSYSGNPGLCGLPLTKKCNSGEASQPFPEGDVDSNSDFGWKVVMMGYGCGTVVGLFVGSLVFLTRKPQWIVDIVEGKGHKGVRKLKSKHKIRRN, encoded by the exons ATGAGCATCGTTGCTGCTCCTgcaattcttctttttcttgagCTACTTGCCCTTTTAACCATCAACAGAAGCTTCTGCAATGGAATATCTGACTTGGGATTCTTCAGAAGTGAGAAACAAGATCTTTTAAGGTTTAAGCAAGAGCTGAAATTTCCTTCTAATGGCCTCCCTCGTAGAAATCTTAAATCAGCTTATGAGCAGCCAAATCTGGCTG ACGTCAAACAACTTCCCTGGAAGAATCTTCAATATCTTGACCTCCGATCCAACTTATTTGAAGGACGAATCCCAATTCCACCGCCTGACATGAAAGTCTTCTTAGTATCAAACAATAAACTGACGGGAGAAATACCTGAGTTGATCTGCAATATGAGCACCATTGAAGTCCTTGATCTTTCCAACAACAGCTTAACAGGTACCATTCCAGAATGTCTGGGGCACTTCAGTAACAGTTTGCGAGTGCTAGATCTTCAGAAAAACCAGTTCCATGGCAATATTCCGGGAGTATTTGGGAAGGACAATGATTTAAGGACCCTCAACATGAACAGCAATTCTTTGAAAGGGCCAATCCCAACATCTTTGCTTAATTGTACAAAGTTGGAAGTTCTAGATCTTGGAAGTAACAACATAAGCGGGACCTTCCCAGATTGGCTTGGCAAACTTCCGGATTTGCAGGTTCTTGTTCTtcattctaataaattttatggtcCTGTGACTGAGCCTAAAAACAATTCTTATTTCTCTAAGTTGAGAATCTTTGATAtctcaaataacaattttactggTTTATTACCAGTTAAGtactttgaaaatatgaaatctATGATGAATGTTAGTGGTCAAGTTAAAAAGAAGCCTGAGTATATGGGAGACAGGTATTATGATGATTCAGTGACGCTTGTGGTGAAAAAGCTTGAGGTTAAACTAGTGAAAATTCTCACCATTTTCTGCACCATTGATTTCTCGAATAACCACTTCCATGGTACAATCCCAGCAGTAATTGGAAATTTTCGAGCACTTAATCACCTCAACCTTTCTCATAATAGTCTTACAGGGACGATTCCTCCATTGTTGGGTAATCTGGGAGGGCTCGAATCTTTAGACCTTTCTTCAAACAACCTTAGTGGAAGAATTCCGGCGCAGTTAACAAATTTGACATTTCTTGCTGTTCTGAATCTGTCGCAAAACCAACTTGAGGGCCCTATTCCAGTGGGGAACCAATTCGATACGTTCTCAGATGATTCGTACTCAGGAAACCCAGGATTATGTGGGCTGCCGTTAACGAAGAAATGTAACAGTGGTGAAGCTTCCCAGCCATTTCCAGAAGGTGATGTAGACTCTAACAGTGATTTTGGCTGGAAAGTCGTGATGATGGGTTATGGATGTGGCACGGTGGTTGGATTATTCGTGGGATCTCTTGTGTTTTTAACGAGAAAGCCTCAATGGATTGTAGACATTGTTGAAGGGAAAGGCCACAAAGGGGTGAGAAAGCTGAAAAGCAAAcacaaaataagaagaaattag
- the LOC123209358 gene encoding gamma-glutamyl hydrolase 2-like: MPSSFLANSASNASCAPSSSQNDTVSPSTSSDMWNYLWIPILISLSKELSPAKAESTILLPSQRQQRTEDSVSTLTVPLARCPRPDAKLNYRPVIGILSHPGDGASGRLNNASNASYIAASYVKFVESAGARVIPLIYNEPEEILYQKLKLVNGVLYTGGWAKSGYYYEIVERIFKKILKKNDAGDHFPLYAICLGFELLTMIISKNTNILESFNAADQASTLEFVRNTNIDGTVFQRFPPDLLKRLSTDCLVMQNHHYGISPERMQANLDLSRFFKILTTSADGDEKVYVSTVQAYNYPVTAFQWHPEKNAFEWGLSGIPHSEEAIQVTQHVANYFISEARKSMNRPPARKVLDNLIYNYSPTYCGKAGKGYDEVYIFT; encoded by the exons ATGCCTTCCTCTTTCCTTGCTAATTCAGCCTCTAACGCTTCCTGCGCTCCTTCCTCCTCCCAAAACGATACCGTTTCGCCCTCCACTTCCTCCGATATGTGGAACTACCTCTGGATCCCCATTCTCATCTCTCTTTCTAAAGAGCTCTCTCCTGCTAAAGCTGAGTCAACTATTCTTCTTCCTAGTCAACGACAACAACGAACTGAAGACTCCGTGTCTACTTTGACTGTCCCCCTTGCCCGTTGTCCCCGGCCCGACGCTAAGCTTAATTACCGGCCGGTCATCGGGATTTTAAGTCATCCTGGTGACGGCGCGTCAGGTAGGTTAAATAATGCGTCGAACGCGTCCTATATTGCGGCTTCGTATGTAAAGTTCGTTGAATCGGCCGGTGCTCGTGTGATTCCTTTAATTTATAACGAACCTGAAGAAATTCTATATCAG AAGCTGAAGTTGGTGAATGGCGTCTTGTATACCGGAGGTTGGGCCAAATCTGGTTATTACTACGAGAttgttgaaagaattttcaag aaaattttaaagaagAATGATGCGGGAGATCATTTCCCATTATATGCTATTTGCTTAGGCTTTGAACTTTTAACAATGATCATCAgcaag AACACAAACATTCTTGAATCATTCAATGCAGCAGATCAGGCATCAACTCTCGAGTTCGTGAGAAACACAAATATTGATGGAACTGTGTTTCaaag ATTTCCACCAGATTTGCTTAAAAGGTTGAGCACAGATTGTCTTGTCATGCAAAACCACCAT TATGGCATTTCACCCGAGAGAATGCAAGCGAACTTGGATCTATCTaggttttttaagattttgacaACAAGTGCTGATGGAGATGAGAAG GTCTATGTCTCCACAGTACAAGCATATAACTATCCTGTGACTGCTTTCCAATGGCATCCAGAG AAAAATGCTTTCGAGTGGGGGTTATCGGGAATTCCTCACTCAGAGGAGGCCATTCAGGTGACTCAACATGTTGCAAACTATTTTATAAG TGAGGCTAGGAAGTCAATGAACAGACCACCTGCTCGAAAAGTGCTTGACAACCTTATTTACAATTACAGTCCCACCTACTGTGGAAAGGCTGG GAAGGGATATGATGAAGTATACATTTTTACATGA
- the LOC123223910 gene encoding uncharacterized protein LOC123223910: MLVFKTQNPLQIPRNKHFSLLLVLLKTLTSTPSQNQTSNKKPLSVLFEEAMGLRDKADSDSENDTNNEFQNGLKELEREVKDLKAKNQDEVGFNFEKKEETKNVKGLSLYSLFVNGKKVSLEGKNERGRIKDEGGVLKELSPDMVMFVDRLYKEGYFSKANFVPPNQKRLDFGCFDDSYGRNFIKYAAEKFGKDHQEIAKWLSGSDLKKIALFGCPSTTKKTVFSAKQIRRFFEIQEDTVCHKCVLKESCRFVNQSIWKSQIRNLNLAVVMRVITLYALESVPPQLAVPEEVKDSVSRLLKEVINLSETTYKATSTTSA, from the exons ATGTTAGTCttcaaaacccaaaaccctCTTCAAATTCCCCGCAATAAACATTTCTCACTTCTTTTAGTACTTCTCAAAACCCTAACATCAACGCCATCACAAAATCAAACTTCCAACAAGAAGCCTCTGTCTGTTCTTTTCGAGGAAGCCATGGGGTTACGGGATAAAGCAGACAGCGACAGCGAAAATGATACCAACAATGAGTTCCAAAATGGATTGAAGGAATTAGAGCGAGAGGTGAAAGACTTGAAAGCCAAGAATCAAGACGAAGTGggattcaattttgaaaagaaagaagaaacgaAGAATGTGAAGGGTTTGAGTTTGTACTCGTTGTTTGTTAATGGTAAGAAGGTGAGTCTTGAAGGAAAGAACGAGCGAGGAAGGATTAAAGATGAGGGTGGTGTTTTGAAGGAGCTCTCACCGGATATGGTGATGTTTGTGGATCGTTTGTACAaagaagggtattttagtaaagCTAATTTCGTGCCTCCTAATCAAAAGAGGTTGGATTTTGGCTGTTTTGATGATAGTTATGGCcggaattttattaaatatgcaGCTGAGAAGTTTGGCAAGGATCATCAAGAAATTGCAAA ATGGTTGTCGGGAAGTGATTTGAAAAAGATAGCTCTCTTTGGTTGTCCTTCCACGACAAAGAAGACTGTCTTTTCTGCTAAACAAATACGCagattttttgaaattcaagaAGACACT GTGTGTCACAAATGTGTGTTAAAAGAGTCATGCAGGTTTGTAAACCAAAGCATATGGAAAAGTCAAATAAGGAATTTGAATTTGGCTGTTGTGATGAGGGTTATCACTTTGTATGCTCTGGAGTCTGTACCGCCACAGCTAGCAGTGCCTGAAGAAGTAAAGGATTCTGTCAGTAGATTGTTGAAAGAGGTTATCAATCTAAGTGAAACTACTTATAAAGCTACTTCCACCACATCTGCATAA